A window of Thermococcus aggregans contains these coding sequences:
- a CDS encoding ParB/RepB/Spo0J family partition protein, translating into MIRLITREEAFERAERIKKENEALYGVPFDMEHKYLPLEALIPTQWELNEKKLLVVLQEIVHGYDAPVIVLEHKGNYYILDGHHRAYARKKLGFSQIETIILRPLREIPTKIEEAAKRARLKTLDDIVIAKE; encoded by the coding sequence GTGATTAGGCTTATCACTAGGGAAGAGGCATTTGAAAGAGCAGAGAGAATAAAGAAGGAGAATGAAGCACTTTACGGCGTGCCATTTGATATGGAGCACAAATACCTCCCCCTTGAAGCGCTCATACCTACCCAATGGGAACTAAATGAGAAGAAACTGCTGGTAGTTCTTCAAGAAATAGTTCACGGCTACGATGCCCCTGTTATAGTTTTAGAGCACAAAGGGAACTACTACATCTTAGATGGGCATCATAGGGCGTATGCCAGAAAAAAGCTGGGCTTTTCACAAATTGAGACAATAATCCTCAGACCCCTTCGAGAAATCCCCACAAAAATTGAGGAGGCTGCGAAAAGAGCAAGATTAAAAACTCTGGATGATATAGTTATAGCTAAGGAGTAA
- a CDS encoding class I SAM-dependent methyltransferase, with translation MEYFNKIAPRYDEWYKTRVGRYVDRTEKKLVFSMMKTKRGKALDLGCGTGNYTLELYKRGFEVVGVDISEEMLKIARKKLPNVKFIRADAYSLPFEENTFDLVLSVTMFEFIHEPERALKEIYRVLKPGGEVVIGTMNGRSLWFLFKCLKSLFVETAYRYARFYTPKELEDLMKKAGFKDVESRGIIYFPSFFPFLGLAEKLDQKFSDKLKNFGAFIVVRGVKSD, from the coding sequence GTGGAGTACTTCAATAAAATAGCGCCCCGCTACGATGAGTGGTACAAAACCAGGGTCGGACGTTATGTGGATAGAACAGAGAAAAAGTTAGTGTTTTCTATGATGAAAACCAAGAGAGGTAAGGCCCTCGACCTTGGATGTGGGACTGGCAATTATACTTTAGAGCTCTATAAGCGAGGATTTGAAGTTGTTGGCGTAGACATAAGCGAGGAAATGCTAAAGATAGCCAGAAAAAAGCTCCCAAACGTTAAGTTCATTAGAGCAGATGCTTATTCACTACCTTTTGAGGAGAATACATTTGATTTAGTACTGAGCGTTACAATGTTTGAGTTTATACACGAACCCGAAAGAGCTCTCAAGGAAATTTACCGGGTTTTGAAACCTGGAGGAGAAGTAGTGATTGGTACAATGAATGGAAGAAGCCTATGGTTCCTGTTTAAGTGCTTGAAAAGCCTTTTTGTGGAAACCGCCTATCGCTATGCAAGGTTTTACACGCCAAAGGAACTCGAAGATCTTATGAAAAAAGCGGGTTTTAAAGACGTTGAGAGCAGAGGGATTATATACTTTCCTTCATTTTTCCCCTTTTTAGGGCTTGCTGAGAAGCTTGACCAAAAGTTCAGCGATAAGCTAAAGAACTTTGGAGCATTTATAGTTGTTAGGGGAGTTAAAAGTGATTAG
- a CDS encoding adenylate kinase — MNILIFGSPGSGKSTHSRRIVEKYGLEYIASGDIIRAEINRGTTLGLEMKKYIERGELLPDTVINTLVLSRLRRKRENFIIDGYPRTAEQVLALENFLYDHGIRIDLAIDIFISKEESITRISGRRICKNCGAVYHIKYNPPKVPGKCDICGGKVVQREDDKPEIVSRRYDIYINNMEPIIKFYKGQGIYVQINGHGGIEEVWERIRPLLDYIWNRERKREEFR, encoded by the coding sequence ATGAACATTCTGATCTTTGGGTCTCCCGGCTCTGGAAAATCGACACATTCGAGGAGAATAGTTGAGAAATACGGCCTCGAATACATAGCTTCTGGCGATATAATCCGGGCAGAGATAAACAGGGGGACTACTCTTGGTTTGGAAATGAAGAAATACATAGAAAGAGGGGAGCTTCTGCCAGATACCGTTATAAACACGCTCGTGCTTTCAAGACTGAGAAGAAAGAGGGAAAACTTCATTATTGATGGATACCCAAGAACTGCTGAGCAGGTTTTGGCCTTGGAGAACTTCCTTTACGACCACGGCATTAGAATAGACCTGGCAATTGATATTTTCATCTCAAAGGAAGAAAGCATAACCAGAATCTCTGGGAGAAGAATATGCAAAAACTGCGGAGCAGTATATCATATAAAATACAACCCACCAAAAGTTCCCGGCAAATGTGATATCTGTGGAGGCAAAGTAGTTCAGAGAGAAGACGACAAGCCAGAGATAGTCTCCAGAAGATATGACATATACATCAACAATATGGAGCCGATCATCAAGTTTTACAAGGGGCAAGGCATTTACGTGCAGATAAACGGGCACGGTGGGATTGAGGAAGTCTGGGAGAGAATAAGGCCTCTTTTAGATTACATATGGAACAGAGAAAGGAAAAGAGAAGAGTTCAGGTAA
- a CDS encoding DUF2258 domain-containing protein — protein MPKLSTGFVRASGYANKVRKVLFALTRGKLNPETVVRASAELNQYLFDKLQEMGVKKEDVVRISIEFNIKNGEIEWNYDTLKIEVYKKEEEEKLAEAMKEVEEREKALEIAIEELSKLSEKLRELSDEIAQIIERLKREHTSLKLEFEK, from the coding sequence ATGCCCAAACTTTCAACTGGATTTGTTAGAGCGAGTGGATATGCCAACAAAGTTAGAAAAGTTCTCTTCGCATTAACTCGAGGTAAGCTTAATCCTGAAACAGTTGTAAGGGCATCAGCCGAGCTGAACCAGTATCTTTTCGATAAGCTCCAAGAGATGGGCGTGAAAAAGGAAGACGTTGTGAGAATTTCGATAGAATTCAACATTAAAAATGGAGAAATAGAGTGGAATTACGATACCTTAAAAATTGAAGTCTACAAGAAGGAGGAAGAAGAGAAGCTTGCTGAGGCAATGAAAGAAGTTGAAGAGAGGGAGAAAGCTTTAGAGATCGCGATAGAAGAGCTGAGCAAACTTTCGGAGAAACTAAGAGAGCTCAGTGATGAAATTGCCCAAATTATCGAGAGACTCAAGCGGGAGCATACATCCCTAAAGCTTGAATTCGAAAAGTAA
- a CDS encoding TIGR00288 family NYN domain-containing protein, whose product MRAAFFKILRREEREPKEKEKREKVEVPSKSIGLIIDGPNILRKEFGIKLEDIKEALEKIGKIRVAKVVLNQYAPQGLIEAVVNQGFEPIIVAGDTDVRIAIEAMELIYNSDIEVIALATRDADFLPIINEAKRKGKETVVIGVEPGFSIALQNAADYVIKMEGKSGQSEGYEE is encoded by the coding sequence ATGAGAGCAGCATTCTTCAAAATACTGAGAAGAGAAGAAAGAGAGCCTAAGGAAAAAGAGAAGCGAGAAAAAGTTGAAGTTCCATCAAAGAGCATAGGGCTGATAATAGACGGACCCAACATACTAAGGAAGGAATTCGGGATTAAGCTTGAAGATATAAAGGAAGCACTGGAAAAAATTGGAAAAATCAGGGTTGCAAAAGTTGTTCTGAATCAATATGCCCCTCAGGGGCTTATTGAAGCAGTTGTTAACCAAGGGTTTGAGCCCATAATAGTTGCCGGAGATACTGATGTAAGAATCGCCATTGAAGCCATGGAGTTGATATACAACAGCGATATAGAGGTAATAGCTTTGGCTACAAGGGATGCGGACTTCCTCCCCATAATAAACGAGGCAAAGAGAAAGGGTAAGGAAACCGTGGTCATAGGGGTGGAACCGGGATTTAGTATTGCACTTCAGAATGCAGCGGACTATGTAATAAAAATGGAGGGAAAAAGCGGTCAGAGCGAGGGGTATGAGGAGTAG
- a CDS encoding TIGR00288 family NYN domain-containing protein, producing the protein MPSNWEKIVSMTKEGVKSIAMMRKKIQRGKKIALLIDGPNILRKEFNVHLEDIVAALEELGNIRVARVILNQYAPQGLIEAVANQGFEPIIVAGETGVKLAVEAMREIYNPNIDIIALATRNAEFLPIILKAKEKGKETAIIGIEPGFSAALKHAADYVITLKRGEVNESSILQNTEKRRKRA; encoded by the coding sequence ATGCCCAGTAATTGGGAGAAAATAGTCTCCATGACAAAGGAAGGAGTCAAGAGTATTGCAATGATGAGAAAGAAAATCCAGCGAGGAAAAAAGATCGCCCTCCTTATAGATGGACCGAATATTCTCAGAAAGGAATTCAATGTGCATCTTGAGGACATTGTTGCGGCACTGGAAGAGCTTGGCAATATTAGGGTTGCAAGAGTTATTCTAAATCAATACGCCCCTCAGGGGCTCATTGAAGCGGTCGCAAATCAAGGCTTTGAGCCAATAATAGTTGCCGGAGAGACAGGGGTAAAACTGGCCGTTGAAGCAATGAGGGAGATATACAATCCAAATATAGATATTATAGCCTTAGCCACAAGAAACGCGGAATTTCTTCCGATAATTTTGAAGGCAAAAGAAAAAGGAAAAGAAACCGCGATAATTGGGATTGAACCAGGGTTTAGTGCCGCTTTAAAGCATGCTGCGGATTACGTGATAACTCTTAAAAGGGGTGAAGTAAATGAGAGCAGCATTCTTCAAAATACTGAGAAGAGAAGAAAGAGAGCCTAA
- a CDS encoding Na+/H+ antiporter subunit E: protein MSRVPFYLRERLDEIRQRVLFETYEAQKLPKCEQIILTWIALFSFWIVISGNTRIENLFIGGITTLVISLLMYEMLTDDIRQSGHIIEKILYIGFFAIPQYLFIMAFRLIESNFKVAKHALLMDISPGIVKIKTDLHSDTGITILANSITLTPGTLTLDVNKKLGETYLYVHWINVETLNREVAGEKIKGDIERWLKKIFW, encoded by the coding sequence ATGAGCAGAGTGCCTTTCTATCTAAGGGAAAGACTCGACGAGATAAGGCAGAGGGTATTGTTTGAAACTTATGAAGCTCAAAAACTCCCAAAATGTGAACAAATAATTCTTACCTGGATTGCACTCTTCTCCTTCTGGATAGTGATAAGCGGAAATACGAGGATTGAAAATTTATTCATTGGAGGAATAACAACACTGGTGATTTCTCTCCTCATGTATGAAATGCTCACCGATGACATAAGGCAGAGCGGTCATATTATAGAGAAAATTCTCTACATAGGTTTTTTTGCCATCCCACAGTATCTTTTTATCATGGCATTCCGGCTAATTGAAAGCAATTTTAAAGTAGCGAAACATGCCCTGTTAATGGACATAAGCCCCGGGATTGTGAAGATAAAAACCGATCTGCACTCAGACACTGGAATAACAATTCTCGCAAACTCCATAACCCTTACTCCCGGAACATTAACTCTTGACGTTAACAAAAAGCTCGGTGAAACCTATCTTTACGTGCACTGGATAAATGTAGAAACCCTTAATAGAGAAGTTGCGGGTGAAAAAATCAAAGGAGATATTGAAAGATGGTTGAAGAAAATCTTCTGGTGA
- a CDS encoding monovalent cation/H+ antiporter complex subunit F translates to MVEENLLVNPFGWAAIILVATSLILSYRVLFGPTLADRIVGINTVTTKTVVILAIFGFIAKEYFFLDLAIVLLMVNAVGGLILAKYMEGAK, encoded by the coding sequence ATGGTTGAAGAAAATCTTCTGGTGAATCCTTTTGGATGGGCTGCAATAATATTAGTGGCTACTTCTCTGATCCTATCTTATCGAGTACTATTTGGCCCGACTTTGGCCGATAGAATCGTCGGTATCAACACCGTAACAACGAAAACTGTTGTTATATTGGCAATTTTCGGTTTCATTGCAAAGGAATACTTTTTCTTGGATCTTGCGATTGTACTCCTTATGGTAAATGCAGTAGGAGGGTTGATATTAGCAAAATACATGGAGGGAGCAAAATGA
- the mnhG gene encoding monovalent cation/H(+) antiporter subunit G has protein sequence MIEYFLLLLGESIMVFGTLGILRFPDVYTRLHAATKCDTGGAMTILIALAIASEAPLLIKLKFLVLAFLIALINPMVSHAIARGAYKYGIKPEVVVDMYAWDNP, from the coding sequence ATGATAGAGTATTTTCTCCTTCTCCTTGGGGAATCGATAATGGTATTTGGAACGCTCGGCATTCTCCGCTTTCCCGATGTTTATACAAGGCTCCATGCAGCAACGAAATGCGATACTGGCGGAGCGATGACCATACTAATTGCTTTGGCGATTGCTTCGGAAGCGCCATTGTTGATTAAGCTAAAATTTCTCGTCTTAGCGTTTTTAATAGCCCTAATAAACCCCATGGTCTCTCATGCGATTGCTAGGGGAGCGTACAAATATGGAATAAAGCCAGAAGTTGTGGTGGATATGTATGCATGGGATAATCCTTGA
- a CDS encoding hydrogenase subunit MbhD domain-containing protein: protein MHGIILDILLLAMIALSIAVIEEKNLVSAVVKYAFLSLAFVLVLTFLRAPDVALSAIVVGAIVIGVFLFTIREVEK, encoded by the coding sequence ATGCATGGGATAATCCTTGACATACTGCTCTTAGCCATGATAGCCCTTTCAATTGCGGTAATAGAGGAGAAAAACTTGGTTAGTGCGGTTGTTAAATATGCCTTTCTCAGCTTAGCTTTTGTGCTGGTGTTGACTTTTTTGAGAGCTCCCGATGTTGCTCTTTCTGCCATTGTTGTAGGGGCGATTGTGATAGGCGTGTTTCTCTTTACAATCCGGGAGGTGGAAAAGTGA
- a CDS encoding Na(+)/H(+) antiporter subunit B gives MKMSLIVRTTTKLISPFLVAYSAYLMIYGHLSPGGGFQAGVIVAVSVILLITSHGYKRVRKTFKFWEVQLIEGASGGFLVLLATAGVFFGGFFYNFLRRGDFGSLLSGGIIPLFNIGVALKVGAAFTFMFYILLRWVERD, from the coding sequence ATGAAGATGAGCTTAATAGTGCGAACAACAACAAAGCTCATAAGCCCATTTTTGGTGGCTTATTCTGCATACCTTATGATTTACGGACATCTAAGTCCCGGAGGAGGGTTTCAAGCGGGGGTTATTGTTGCAGTTAGTGTCATCCTCCTCATAACATCTCACGGATATAAAAGGGTCAGAAAAACTTTCAAATTTTGGGAGGTTCAGCTTATCGAAGGAGCCTCAGGAGGGTTTTTAGTTCTCTTGGCAACAGCTGGTGTATTCTTCGGAGGGTTTTTCTACAACTTTCTACGAAGGGGAGATTTCGGTTCTCTCCTAAGCGGTGGAATAATTCCCCTCTTTAACATAGGCGTTGCATTGAAGGTTGGAGCTGCATTTACGTTCATGTTTTATATTCTGCTGAGGTGGGTGGAGCGTGATTAG
- a CDS encoding cation:proton antiporter subunit C encodes MISPELVGIMIILIGLYGLLTKENLIKIVLSINVISIGLVLFFIGVGYVEGADVPIMPREKVVDPLPATLMLTTLVVDVAITSLALALILRIRREEE; translated from the coding sequence GTGATTAGTCCCGAACTTGTAGGGATCATGATAATCCTCATAGGGCTATACGGCCTCCTTACAAAAGAGAACCTGATCAAGATAGTTCTTTCCATAAACGTAATATCAATCGGCCTTGTCCTGTTCTTTATTGGCGTTGGCTACGTCGAAGGAGCAGATGTTCCAATAATGCCAAGGGAGAAAGTCGTTGACCCTTTACCGGCTACCCTTATGCTAACTACCCTTGTGGTCGACGTTGCCATAACGTCGCTTGCACTGGCTCTAATCTTAAGAATTAGGAGGGAGGAAGAGTGA
- a CDS encoding proton-conducting transporter transmembrane domain-containing protein yields the protein MIPLIVAFPLIMAFLTSILPALRKEKFSKYIFLLGMLSPWILLPQIIENLPFNEIVGNWNRILGIEVAADNYNLPFIMAELILSAFVALYVYGNYYPKKIENKAYVLLLLLHAGLLGAFISRDLFNYYIYMEIASVASFALVGISKEKGARRAAFKYAIFSLLASYIFILGIGIIYLKTGYLNLALIKENLRMSREINAALALAFTSLLLKSGIFPLHFWLPDAHSKADAPISALLSGLVVKAPAYGMILLTLTFPIGIFVQRTLLTLAFFSMFFGIAMAILQKNSERLLAYHTISQMGYVLLGIALLNPLGAAYYALAHALFKGGLFLSVGTIAEHYNTRDLGKLSYRSSKPLAIAIILLSLAIGGISPFIGAFGKSKISEGLQGVLEYLFYIGGIGTLVSFTKLNYYLSKRKEKAELPRKKAVIPLLLGTLTLVGGIYLYPHLNILKDLSSIAMAFILFYLLKNLGVFEISTEAFIPEQFSSLGKEINAYMFLFTALLLLFLLNFL from the coding sequence GTGATTCCTCTTATCGTTGCATTTCCCCTCATTATGGCATTTTTGACTTCCATTCTTCCAGCTTTAAGGAAGGAAAAGTTTTCCAAGTACATATTCCTTCTTGGTATGTTGTCCCCGTGGATTCTTCTGCCTCAAATAATCGAAAACCTCCCGTTTAACGAAATTGTTGGAAACTGGAACAGGATTTTGGGGATTGAAGTGGCTGCAGATAATTACAACCTTCCCTTTATAATGGCAGAGCTAATTCTATCAGCTTTTGTCGCCCTCTATGTGTATGGCAACTACTACCCCAAGAAAATTGAAAACAAGGCCTATGTGCTTCTCCTCCTTCTTCATGCAGGGCTTTTGGGGGCTTTTATAAGTAGAGACCTCTTTAATTACTACATTTACATGGAGATAGCATCGGTTGCAAGCTTTGCCCTTGTGGGAATTTCAAAGGAGAAGGGGGCAAGGAGGGCGGCATTCAAGTACGCTATCTTTTCCCTTTTAGCATCTTATATTTTCATCCTGGGAATAGGCATAATTTACCTAAAGACCGGCTATCTAAACCTAGCCCTTATAAAAGAGAATCTAAGAATGTCAAGAGAAATTAACGCAGCTCTAGCTTTGGCTTTTACATCTCTACTTCTAAAAAGCGGCATATTCCCCCTGCACTTTTGGCTTCCGGATGCCCATTCAAAGGCTGACGCCCCCATAAGTGCCCTGCTTTCTGGTTTGGTCGTTAAGGCTCCGGCTTACGGAATGATTCTCCTCACACTGACATTCCCAATTGGTATCTTTGTGCAGAGAACTTTACTTACTCTGGCATTTTTTTCCATGTTCTTTGGCATAGCAATGGCAATTTTGCAGAAAAACTCTGAGAGGCTTCTGGCTTATCACACAATCTCCCAAATGGGTTATGTTCTCCTGGGGATTGCTCTCCTGAACCCCTTAGGTGCTGCATATTATGCCTTAGCCCATGCCCTCTTCAAGGGAGGTCTCTTCCTCAGTGTTGGAACAATAGCTGAACATTATAACACAAGAGACCTAGGAAAGCTTTCCTATAGATCAAGCAAGCCGCTGGCCATAGCAATCATACTTTTAAGCCTTGCAATAGGAGGCATAAGCCCATTCATAGGAGCTTTTGGAAAGAGCAAGATTTCAGAAGGTTTACAGGGAGTCTTGGAGTATCTCTTTTATATTGGCGGGATAGGGACTCTGGTCTCATTTACAAAGCTCAATTATTACCTTTCAAAGAGAAAGGAAAAAGCCGAACTCCCCAGAAAAAAGGCAGTAATTCCCCTGCTGCTTGGAACTTTAACACTCGTTGGGGGCATCTATCTCTACCCCCACCTTAACATTCTTAAAGACTTGAGCAGCATTGCAATGGCCTTCATTCTCTTTTACCTGCTTAAGAACTTGGGAGTCTTTGAAATCTCTACTGAGGCTTTCATACCAGAGCAGTTCAGTAGCCTTGGCAAAGAAATAAATGCTTACATGTTCCTCTTCACTGCATTGTTGCTCTTATTTTTACTCAATTTCCTTTAG
- a CDS encoding ACT domain-containing protein, with the protein MRHYEILRIRENGKIEVPLEWAYEVGLVKDAYFLVEIDTDLNEIHLERIALPGKELVEIELVVVKDKPGVLAKITGTLGKHKVNILFSEAEEMEQIGLGAIVAVVDVSRMDISKEELVAELQNIEEVMEVSLKEIE; encoded by the coding sequence ATGAGGCACTACGAGATTTTGAGAATTAGAGAGAACGGAAAGATAGAAGTACCTTTGGAATGGGCGTATGAGGTTGGACTCGTTAAGGACGCCTATTTTCTTGTGGAAATTGATACCGACCTAAATGAAATTCACCTGGAAAGAATAGCGCTTCCTGGAAAAGAGCTTGTAGAGATTGAACTTGTTGTGGTAAAAGATAAGCCCGGAGTTCTGGCTAAAATCACCGGCACTCTTGGAAAGCATAAGGTCAACATCCTATTCAGCGAGGCCGAGGAAATGGAGCAGATTGGCCTTGGTGCCATAGTTGCAGTTGTGGATGTAAGTCGAATGGACATAAGCAAAGAGGAACTTGTTGCAGAGTTGCAAAATATTGAGGAAGTCATGGAAGTTTCGCTAAAGGAAATTGAGTAA
- a CDS encoding cation:proton antiporter has translation MEIGMIGYVFIIIAVARLFAEVFERLGYPGFLGEISAGLLLGSFLVSMPREELNLLAELGIFFLMMYAGLELTPEEVHLGGKKSLPLYIVTYALMTFITIPFTDYTISHENLIVGSILSVASAPIVLRLSRFFGGDFLHIALSYAVISEIGALLSLYLLVNFEIYHLTYFDLLLELLKDGLFLGVLFGINYILNVKHKVLIIRALRNLKSDEAVFGLVMILATSIALASEMIGLHFSLGAFIVGLLLHSDLMGTKQYKRVYTIISGITYGIFAPIFFAWRGINFETEFSVEVVYFFILAYILRILLTMAFTWNGEIRKTIVRASGVASFGVLGLLVGELGYEYGVLSQHLYAIASLASVLGMFVSTTIGKLFSAENS, from the coding sequence GTGGAAATTGGTATGATCGGTTATGTGTTTATTATAATTGCAGTTGCAAGGCTTTTTGCTGAGGTATTCGAACGATTAGGATATCCGGGCTTTCTTGGAGAGATTTCAGCAGGCTTATTGTTGGGGAGCTTCCTTGTTTCAATGCCCAGAGAGGAGTTAAATCTTCTTGCAGAGCTTGGCATATTTTTCCTAATGATGTATGCTGGATTGGAGCTTACGCCTGAAGAAGTCCATTTAGGTGGTAAAAAGAGTCTTCCCCTTTACATAGTAACCTACGCCTTGATGACATTTATAACTATTCCCTTCACGGATTATACAATCTCCCATGAAAACCTCATAGTCGGGTCAATACTTTCCGTGGCATCTGCGCCCATAGTTCTCAGATTGTCCAGATTTTTTGGAGGGGATTTTTTACATATTGCTTTATCGTATGCAGTAATAAGTGAAATTGGGGCTCTCCTTAGTCTGTATCTTTTAGTTAATTTTGAGATTTATCATTTAACCTATTTTGACCTACTTCTTGAGTTGCTGAAAGATGGGCTGTTCCTAGGAGTTCTTTTTGGAATAAACTACATCCTAAATGTTAAGCATAAAGTATTGATTATACGAGCGCTCAGGAATTTAAAAAGCGACGAAGCAGTTTTTGGCTTGGTGATGATCCTCGCAACTTCGATAGCCCTTGCCAGCGAAATGATAGGGCTCCACTTTAGCCTTGGGGCTTTCATCGTTGGACTTTTACTTCACAGCGATTTAATGGGAACCAAGCAGTATAAGAGGGTGTACACGATAATATCTGGAATAACCTATGGTATTTTCGCTCCAATTTTCTTTGCATGGCGTGGAATAAACTTTGAAACTGAATTTTCAGTGGAAGTTGTTTATTTCTTTATCTTAGCCTATATCCTTAGAATTCTCTTAACAATGGCGTTTACATGGAATGGAGAAATCAGAAAAACAATAGTAAGGGCAAGCGGAGTTGCAAGTTTCGGAGTTCTTGGACTGCTCGTGGGTGAGTTGGGATATGAGTATGGAGTCCTAAGCCAGCACCTTTATGCAATAGCATCGTTAGCTAGTGTTTTGGGAATGTTTGTTTCCACTACAATTGGAAAGCTCTTCTCGGCCGAAAATTCCTAA
- a CDS encoding pyruvoyl-dependent arginine decarboxylase: MSWTTPKKAILLATSAEGGTKLNAFDNALLKMGIGNVNLVKLSSVIPAHIEWIDELPKNIPIGMLLPTVYAHIESDEPGSTISAALGVGISEDNTGGLIYEYSGYCTKEEAEKMVKKMVEEGFRVRGWKLKEFKAAVAEITVKDKPAAAVAAVVMLPY, from the coding sequence ATGAGCTGGACAACTCCAAAAAAAGCCATTTTACTCGCTACAAGCGCGGAGGGGGGTACAAAATTAAACGCATTTGACAACGCTTTACTCAAAATGGGCATCGGAAACGTCAACTTAGTAAAGCTCAGCAGCGTCATTCCAGCACACATAGAGTGGATTGACGAGCTTCCGAAGAATATTCCAATTGGAATGCTCCTTCCAACGGTTTACGCCCACATAGAAAGCGACGAGCCAGGTTCGACAATTAGCGCCGCCCTTGGTGTCGGAATTAGCGAGGACAATACTGGAGGACTAATATACGAGTACAGCGGCTACTGCACCAAGGAAGAAGCAGAGAAAATGGTAAAGAAAATGGTGGAAGAAGGCTTTAGAGTTAGAGGCTGGAAGCTCAAGGAATTTAAGGCTGCTGTTGCCGAGATAACAGTTAAAGATAAGCCCGCTGCTGCTGTTGCTGCCGTTGTTATGCTGCCTTATTAG
- the speD gene encoding adenosylmethionine decarboxylase, with protein MAQVIETPLGMHVVLDLYDCDPKILDDIEKIEEILTKAAEVANATIIDKRFHKFSPQGVSGVVVVSESHIAIHTWPEHGYAAVDVYTCGDHTMPLKASEYIIKELKCKKPSVVKLDRGLLFKE; from the coding sequence ATGGCTCAAGTAATCGAAACCCCACTAGGGATGCATGTCGTGTTGGATCTTTACGACTGCGATCCCAAGATACTCGACGACATAGAGAAAATAGAAGAAATACTTACCAAAGCCGCTGAAGTGGCAAATGCAACTATTATTGATAAGCGCTTCCATAAGTTTTCTCCTCAAGGCGTTTCTGGTGTTGTTGTCGTTTCTGAGAGTCACATCGCAATTCACACATGGCCCGAGCATGGTTATGCTGCCGTTGATGTTTATACCTGTGGAGATCATACAATGCCCCTCAAAGCGAGTGAGTATATTATCAAGGAGTTAAAATGCAAAAAGCCGAGTGTTGTGAAACTTGATAGGGGGCTTCTCTTTAAGGAGTGA